A stretch of the Poseidonibacter parvus genome encodes the following:
- a CDS encoding FAD:protein FMN transferase — translation MHKTNKSILSRRKFLKISACSLAFSLTPNILNANEREKISWSGIALGAQSNMTLFHKNKLYAKDTLDICINEIKRLENIFSLFIPNSSICLLNKNGNLENSPKELVEVLKFAEDISIKTNGAFDVTVQPLWVAHAKYSNNRNKLKKAIKEAKNLISYKNIQIKEDKISFKKPNVQITLNGIAQGYITDKITSILRQKGFTNVLVDLGELNSIGGYNEQRDWNIATPYLVNTPYLKLNNQAMASSGGYGTMFSKRYHHLFDTKTRTSANYIKSATVKANNATLADALATAICVMPKKENEKLKSTYPEIEIYTS, via the coding sequence ATGCATAAAACAAATAAAAGTATATTATCAAGAAGAAAATTTTTAAAAATATCTGCATGTTCTCTTGCTTTTTCATTAACTCCAAATATTTTAAATGCAAATGAAAGAGAAAAAATATCTTGGAGTGGAATTGCCTTAGGTGCCCAATCTAATATGACTTTATTTCATAAAAATAAGCTTTATGCTAAAGATACACTTGATATTTGTATAAATGAAATAAAAAGATTAGAAAATATTTTTTCTTTATTTATTCCAAACTCATCTATTTGTTTATTAAATAAAAATGGAAATTTAGAGAATTCTCCAAAAGAACTAGTTGAAGTTCTAAAATTTGCAGAAGATATTTCTATAAAAACAAATGGTGCTTTTGATGTAACAGTTCAGCCATTATGGGTGGCTCATGCGAAATATTCCAATAATAGGAATAAATTAAAAAAAGCTATTAAAGAAGCAAAAAACTTAATATCTTATAAAAATATACAAATTAAAGAAGATAAAATAAGCTTTAAAAAACCAAATGTACAAATTACTTTAAATGGTATTGCACAAGGATATATCACTGATAAAATCACTTCTATTTTAAGACAAAAAGGTTTTACAAATGTCTTAGTTGATTTAGGTGAACTAAATTCAATTGGTGGGTATAATGAACAAAGAGATTGGAATATTGCAACACCATATCTAGTAAATACTCCTTATTTAAAACTAAATAACCAAGCAATGGCAAGTTCAGGTGGATATGGAACAATGTTTAGTAAAAGATATCATCATCTATTTGATACAAAAACGAGAACAAGTGCAAATTATATAAAAAGTGCGACAGTAAAAGCAAACAACGCTACACTAGCAGATGCACTTGCAACTGCAATTTGTGTAATGCCAAAAAAAGAAAATGAGAAATTAAAAAGCACATATCCAGAAATTGAAATATACACATCTTAA